The Pricia mediterranea genome includes a window with the following:
- a CDS encoding HYC_CC_PP family protein, with protein sequence MKKIFHKISAVSMAFVVLFTTMSFTVDMHYCGDTLMDFSISHKDATCGMEKREDPMSCESGMTEESCCTDAQMVLEGQDDLKHSFHSLSFDQQVFVASFIYAYISLLDGTESKAVPFDDYAPPFLKRDVLVLHQTFLI encoded by the coding sequence TTGAAAAAGATTTTCCATAAAATATCGGCGGTTTCGATGGCATTCGTAGTGCTGTTCACCACGATGTCCTTTACAGTTGACATGCACTACTGCGGGGATACCTTGATGGATTTTTCAATCAGCCACAAGGATGCAACCTGTGGAATGGAAAAACGGGAGGATCCGATGTCCTGCGAAAGCGGTATGACTGAAGAATCCTGTTGTACCGACGCGCAGATGGTCCTCGAAGGCCAAGATGATCTAAAGCATTCCTTTCATTCCCTATCCTTTGACCAACAGGTATTCGTTGCCTCGTTTATCTACGCCTATATCAGCCTTTTGGATGGAACCGAATCCAAAGCGGTCCCTTTTGACGATTACGCGCCCCCGTTCCTGAAACGGGACGTGCTAGTACTGCATCAGACCTTTTTAATTTGA
- a CDS encoding AraC family transcriptional regulator: METTEIRLFKESDQSFIYHVEDKNFGVYHYHPEYELILVDKGSGVRIVGDDISEFQEADLVFLGSSLSHVWRCDPEYYADDGTFTGKGYVIQFLEEFMGQRFIDLLENRGLRTFLSHSARGCEFFGKTKERITEIMLAMNSMHPTQRLYSLLSIFEIFATTEEYRLICSPVFQENTEMSESGPLRDVVEYLLKNFKKEIMLRDVLEIANMSNTQFFLTFKKRYRMPFKSYLLKLRIGYACRLLDNPNLNISQIAYESGFQNLSNFNRHFKSIKGCTPSAYRKSLEFKLIA; encoded by the coding sequence ATGGAAACTACGGAAATTAGATTGTTCAAGGAGTCCGACCAATCCTTTATCTATCATGTAGAGGATAAAAATTTTGGGGTGTACCACTACCATCCGGAGTATGAGCTAATACTAGTTGACAAAGGCAGCGGAGTGCGTATCGTAGGCGACGACATCAGCGAATTTCAAGAGGCCGACCTTGTTTTTTTAGGCTCTTCCCTCTCGCACGTATGGCGGTGCGACCCCGAATATTATGCCGATGACGGTACGTTTACCGGAAAGGGCTACGTTATACAGTTTTTGGAGGAATTCATGGGACAACGGTTTATCGATCTTCTGGAAAACCGCGGCCTTCGTACCTTCTTGTCCCATTCTGCAAGGGGTTGTGAATTTTTCGGAAAAACGAAGGAACGCATTACCGAAATTATGTTGGCGATGAACAGCATGCATCCTACCCAAAGGCTGTATTCCCTGCTCTCCATCTTCGAAATTTTTGCTACAACCGAAGAATATCGCTTAATCTGCAGCCCCGTATTCCAGGAAAACACGGAAATGTCGGAAAGCGGTCCCCTGCGCGACGTAGTGGAGTATTTATTGAAAAATTTTAAAAAAGAAATCATGTTGAGGGATGTGCTGGAAATTGCCAACATGTCCAATACCCAGTTCTTTTTGACCTTTAAAAAAAGGTACAGAATGCCCTTTAAAAGTTATTTATTGAAATTGAGGATCGGTTACGCCTGTCGGTTACTGGACAATCCGAATCTCAATATTTCCCAAATTGCCTACGAATCCGGTTTTCAGAACCTTTCTAATTTCAACAGGCATTTTAAATCCATCAAAGGATGTACTCCATCTGCCTATAGAAAGAGTCTGGAATTTAAGCTCATCGCCTAA